One segment of Phalacrocorax carbo chromosome 24, bPhaCar2.1, whole genome shotgun sequence DNA contains the following:
- the LOC135317071 gene encoding germ cell-less protein-like 1 gives MFSGAWKESSMNIIELEIPDPNIDTEALQVAFGSLYRDDVLIKPSRVVALLAAACMLQLDDLIQQCGETMKETINAETVCGYYNSAATYGLDSVKKK, from the exons ATGTTCAGTGGAGCTTGGAAAGAATCTAGCATGAACATCATAGAGTTGGAGATTCCTGACCCAAACATTGATACAGAAG CTCTACAGGTGGCTTTTGGCTCGCTGTACAGAGATGATGTATTAATAAAACCCAGTCGAGTAGTTGCCCTTTTAGCAGCAGCCTGCATGCTGCAGCTT GATGACTTAATCCAGCAATGTGGTGAAACAATGAAGGAAACCATTAATGCAGAAACTGTGTGTGGTTATTACAATTCAGCGGCAACATATGGGTTAGactctgtgaagaaaaagtaa